The proteins below come from a single Thermotoga sp. KOL6 genomic window:
- the dxs gene encoding 1-deoxy-D-xylulose-5-phosphate synthase — protein sequence MLLDEIRKMTYEELSELAEKIRKKIVDVVMKNGGHLASNLGTVELTLALYRVFDPREDAIIWDTGHQAYTHKILTGRDEMFHTIRTFGGLSGFVTRRESPLDWFGTGHAGTSIAAALGFEKAFEFLKEKKQAVVIIGDGALTSGMALEALNQMKNLGSKLRIILNDNGMSISENVGGLAYHLSKLRTSPVYLKGKKALKRILEKTEIGFSVEEEMKYLRDSLKGVIQGNNFFEAIGLKYFGPFNGHNIEILEKILKRIKDYDYPVVVHVVTRKGKGFPTAEEDPTRYHSASPVGKPERLSYSSLLGHTVSKIAERDKRIVAITAAMADGTGLSVFQKRHPDRFFDLGITEQTCVTFGAALGLQGMKPVVAIYSTFLQRAYDQLIHDVALQNAPILLAIDRSGVVGEDGPTHHGLFDINYLLPIPNVKIISPSSPQEFVNAIYTVLKNLNGPTAVRYPKESFHGNLEELLSNMKEIDLGWKVIKKGKDAAVIATGTILDEIVKIPLNVTVVNALTIKPLDIRVLKEIAQNHELIFTVEEAMKIGGFGSYVAQRLQEMGWKGTVVNIGVDDHFVPHGSRKEVLEMLGLNAEELMKTMLTYIKVKSREGKL from the coding sequence ATGCTGTTGGACGAAATCAGGAAGATGACTTATGAAGAGTTGAGCGAGCTCGCCGAAAAAATACGAAAGAAAATCGTGGACGTCGTGATGAAAAATGGAGGTCATCTTGCTTCAAATCTGGGAACGGTGGAACTGACTCTAGCTCTGTATCGCGTTTTCGATCCCCGAGAAGATGCCATCATCTGGGATACAGGACATCAAGCCTACACCCACAAAATTCTCACGGGACGCGATGAGATGTTTCACACAATAAGAACATTCGGTGGTCTCAGTGGTTTCGTCACAAGAAGAGAGTCTCCTCTAGATTGGTTCGGAACCGGTCACGCAGGAACCTCCATAGCGGCTGCACTGGGCTTTGAAAAGGCGTTCGAGTTTCTCAAAGAAAAAAAGCAAGCGGTTGTCATCATAGGAGACGGTGCTCTAACATCCGGGATGGCACTTGAAGCACTGAATCAGATGAAAAATCTGGGTTCTAAGTTGAGAATCATTCTCAATGACAATGGAATGTCCATATCGGAGAATGTAGGAGGACTCGCATATCACCTTTCGAAATTGAGGACGAGCCCGGTTTACCTAAAGGGAAAAAAGGCTTTGAAAAGAATTCTCGAGAAAACAGAGATAGGTTTCAGTGTAGAAGAAGAAATGAAGTATCTCAGAGATAGTTTGAAAGGTGTCATACAAGGGAATAATTTCTTCGAAGCCATCGGTTTGAAATATTTCGGTCCGTTCAATGGTCACAACATAGAAATCCTTGAGAAAATCTTGAAAAGAATAAAAGATTACGATTATCCAGTGGTTGTTCATGTGGTGACAAGGAAGGGAAAAGGTTTTCCAACAGCAGAAGAAGATCCTACAAGGTATCACAGTGCTTCTCCTGTTGGCAAGCCAGAACGTCTTTCCTATAGCTCACTTCTTGGACACACTGTTTCAAAGATCGCAGAAAGAGATAAAAGGATAGTAGCTATTACTGCTGCTATGGCTGATGGCACGGGACTTTCTGTATTCCAGAAAAGACATCCTGATCGCTTCTTTGACCTTGGAATAACTGAACAAACGTGTGTCACCTTCGGAGCTGCTCTTGGTCTTCAGGGAATGAAACCCGTTGTTGCTATTTATTCCACATTTCTTCAGAGAGCGTACGATCAACTCATTCACGATGTAGCCCTTCAGAATGCACCTATTCTCCTTGCAATAGACCGCTCTGGAGTAGTAGGAGAGGATGGTCCCACACATCATGGTCTTTTCGACATAAACTATCTTTTACCCATACCAAACGTGAAAATCATCTCCCCTTCATCTCCGCAGGAGTTTGTGAATGCAATCTACACGGTGCTGAAAAATCTTAATGGGCCAACTGCTGTGAGATATCCCAAAGAATCCTTCCATGGAAATCTCGAGGAATTGCTTTCTAACATGAAAGAAATAGACCTCGGGTGGAAAGTAATCAAGAAAGGAAAGGACGCCGCTGTGATAGCCACTGGTACCATTTTGGACGAAATCGTGAAGATTCCTTTGAATGTGACAGTTGTCAACGCTTTGACAATAAAACCTTTGGATATACGCGTGTTGAAAGAAATCGCTCAAAATCATGAACTCATATTCACAGTTGAAGAGGCAATGAAAATAGGAGGATTTGGTTCCTACGTGGCTCAGAGACTTCAGGAAATGGGATGGAAAGGAACCGTGGTAAACATCGGTGTGGATGACCATTTTGTACCTCATGGAAGCAGAAAAGAAGTTTTAGAGATGCTGGGGCTCAACGCAGAAGAACTTATGAAAACTATGCTAACATATATTAAGGTCAAGAGTAGGGAGGGGAAACTATGA
- the xseA gene encoding exodeoxyribonuclease VII large subunit: protein MNGYTYSVTEISEYIKKLIEGDPYLTNVSVYGEISNVRPRKGHIFFSLVDQNAKLDCVLFGGDNMGIHLQEGRIAIVEGSMSVYIPHGTYRFICSSIRYLNHMGLYQIKFETTLKKLVEEGLLSRTKKALPRFPKRIGVITSRDSAAFQDVVRTAKERKAPVEIYLFHTSVQGESAKEELIKVLRKVNEYDLDLVLIVRGGGSKEDLWVFNEEEVVREILKVKHPVVTGIGHEVDHVIADLVADVSMHTPTGAAEFVLPDFSRIHEDLEKLFERAKNALLENIDRTEEKLNMFYRYLLSIGRKKSEINKLLSEKVKELTARLRKSLLNFFKRNQEKLDHLSRMLENLNPLKPLEKGFVLVRKNGEIVKEASKLQSGEIVEFVFKDGQKKARVI from the coding sequence ATGAACGGGTACACTTACTCCGTTACGGAAATAAGTGAGTATATAAAAAAACTTATAGAAGGGGATCCGTACCTCACCAACGTGAGTGTTTATGGTGAAATTTCTAATGTGCGCCCTAGAAAGGGCCATATTTTTTTCTCACTGGTCGATCAAAATGCCAAATTGGACTGTGTCCTGTTCGGCGGAGACAATATGGGGATCCATCTTCAAGAGGGAAGGATAGCAATCGTTGAAGGAAGCATGAGTGTTTACATCCCTCATGGGACGTATCGATTCATCTGTTCGAGTATCAGGTATCTCAATCATATGGGACTTTACCAGATAAAATTTGAAACAACTTTGAAAAAACTTGTCGAAGAGGGTTTGCTTTCTCGTACTAAGAAGGCCCTTCCCAGATTTCCAAAAAGAATAGGTGTCATTACATCGAGAGACTCTGCAGCTTTCCAAGACGTGGTAAGGACAGCAAAAGAGAGAAAAGCCCCTGTTGAGATCTACCTTTTTCACACCTCGGTTCAAGGAGAGTCAGCCAAGGAGGAATTGATAAAGGTGTTGAGGAAAGTAAACGAATACGATTTGGATCTTGTTTTGATAGTCAGGGGTGGTGGTTCGAAGGAAGATCTTTGGGTGTTCAACGAAGAAGAAGTGGTAAGAGAAATATTGAAAGTAAAGCATCCTGTTGTGACGGGTATTGGACATGAAGTAGACCACGTCATAGCCGATTTGGTGGCAGACGTTTCGATGCATACTCCCACAGGTGCCGCCGAATTCGTTCTTCCCGATTTCAGCAGGATTCACGAAGATCTAGAGAAGCTCTTTGAAAGAGCAAAAAACGCTCTTCTTGAAAATATCGATCGGACTGAGGAAAAACTCAACATGTTTTACCGCTATCTTCTTTCGATAGGAAGAAAGAAGAGCGAAATAAACAAATTGCTGTCGGAAAAAGTCAAAGAATTGACTGCAAGGCTCAGAAAATCTCTTTTGAATTTCTTCAAACGAAACCAGGAAAAATTAGATCATCTCTCCAGAATGCTTGAAAATTTGAATCCTTTGAAACCTCTCGAAAAGGGGTTCGTTTTGGTTAGAAAGAACGGCGAAATTGTGAAAGAAGCTTCTAAGTTACAATCTGGAGAAATCGTAGAATTCGTCTTCAAAGACGGTCAGAAAAAAGCGAGGGTGATATGA
- a CDS encoding exodeoxyribonuclease VII small subunit yields MEFEKMMKELEEIVNRLENEDLPLEESVRLFEKGMRLYKKCKEVLQKERLKIVDVLKELEGDEDAVGRNQEDDL; encoded by the coding sequence GTGGAATTCGAAAAAATGATGAAAGAACTAGAAGAGATAGTGAATAGATTGGAAAATGAAGATTTACCTCTAGAGGAATCAGTTCGTCTCTTTGAAAAAGGAATGAGACTTTACAAAAAATGTAAAGAGGTTCTTCAAAAAGAGCGCTTGAAGATAGTGGACGTTTTAAAAGAATTGGAAGGTGATGAGGATGCTGTTGGACGAAATCAGGAAGATGACTTATGA
- the nusB gene encoding transcription antitermination factor NusB: MKTPRRRMRLAVFKTLFQHEFRKDEDVEQILEEILDDSYDEKAKSDARRYIRGIKENLEKIDELISRYLERWTLDRLSAVDRNILRLGCYELLYEKDVPIEVTIDEAIEIAKRYGTENSGKFVNGILDRIAKEHAPKEKFEL; this comes from the coding sequence ATGAAAACACCGAGGCGAAGAATGAGGCTTGCTGTCTTCAAAACACTTTTTCAGCATGAATTCAGAAAAGACGAGGATGTGGAACAGATTCTTGAGGAAATACTGGACGATAGTTATGATGAAAAAGCAAAAAGTGATGCTCGACGTTACATTCGAGGGATAAAAGAAAACCTAGAAAAAATAGATGAACTCATCTCCCGGTATCTTGAGAGATGGACGTTGGATCGCCTCTCAGCTGTTGATAGAAATATATTGAGGCTTGGTTGCTACGAGCTTCTCTATGAAAAAGATGTTCCTATAGAAGTAACGATAGACGAAGCTATCGAAATTGCCAAAAGATATGGTACCGAGAACAGTGGAAAATTTGTCAACGGTATTCTCGACAGGATAGCAAAAGAACATGCACCAAAAGAGAAATTCGAATTGTGA
- a CDS encoding bifunctional 5,10-methylenetetrahydrofolate dehydrogenase/5,10-methenyltetrahydrofolate cyclohydrolase → MWIDCKPLAKAIEKNIKERINSLNITPKLVSVVSKDDPSIMSYLKSQGKKAEKLGISFEVIKVPPKSLLSSLNELAKDKSVSGIFIARPLPEELEEKDVFAAVPVEKDVEGVNPANLGSLIYGEELFPPCTAEAVVKILENVTELPGKRITIVGRSVTVGKPLSIMLLKRGRDATVTVCHSKTQNLVKLTKESDIVVVAVGKAHFLKKEMVKEGAVVIDVGINYVNGKWCGDVDPSVERVGYVTPVPGGVGQITTILLFDHVVRAAERQTG, encoded by the coding sequence GTGTGGATAGACTGTAAACCCCTGGCGAAGGCGATCGAAAAGAACATAAAAGAAAGAATAAACTCTTTAAACATCACACCGAAACTCGTCAGTGTGGTGAGTAAGGATGATCCATCTATAATGTCTTATCTAAAGTCCCAAGGGAAAAAAGCAGAAAAGTTGGGAATAAGTTTCGAGGTAATAAAAGTTCCTCCGAAAAGTCTTCTTTCCTCATTGAATGAACTTGCTAAAGATAAGAGTGTAAGTGGAATTTTCATTGCAAGACCTCTACCGGAAGAGTTAGAAGAAAAAGATGTTTTCGCCGCTGTACCTGTTGAAAAAGATGTTGAAGGGGTTAACCCTGCAAACCTTGGATCACTGATTTACGGCGAGGAACTTTTTCCACCTTGTACCGCTGAAGCGGTTGTGAAAATACTTGAAAACGTCACTGAACTTCCAGGTAAGAGAATTACAATAGTAGGAAGAAGTGTGACAGTTGGAAAACCCCTTTCGATAATGCTTCTCAAAAGAGGAAGGGATGCTACCGTCACGGTATGTCATTCAAAGACACAAAATCTAGTAAAGCTTACTAAGGAAAGCGATATAGTCGTCGTGGCAGTTGGAAAAGCACACTTTTTGAAGAAAGAGATGGTGAAAGAAGGAGCAGTGGTGATAGATGTTGGCATAAACTATGTGAATGGAAAATGGTGTGGAGATGTTGATCCCTCTGTGGAAAGGGTGGGGTATGTAACACCAGTCCCGGGTGGCGTGGGACAGATCACGACCATCTTACTGTTCGATCATGTCGTGAGAGCGGCAGAGAGGCAGACAGGATGA
- a CDS encoding formate--tetrahydrofolate ligase, translating into MLPIEKIAEELGIEKDYLFPYGRYITKIDHRLLKNLKDKDCGKLVLVTAITPTPAGEGKTTTSIGLSMALNLLGKKSVVTLREPSLGPTLGLKGGATGGGKSRVLPANEINLHFTGDIHAVASAHNLLSAIIDSHIKHGNELGIDLTKIFWKRTMDMNDRSLRKIVVGLGGSPNGFPREDGFIITAASEIMAILSLAKDLKDLKERIGRIVVALNSKGELIKASDLNIQGAMTVLLKDALNPNLVQTSEGTPAFVHGGPFANIAHGTNSLISTELALRLGEYTVTESGFGADLGAEKFIDFVSRVGDLYPNVVVIVATIRALKYHGGVDLKNVQEKNIEALERGFENLKVHVENLKKFNLPVVVALNKFETDTNKEISFVAEKCEKLGVKVAISEVFEKGGEGGLDLAKLVVESVTNRKPSFLYDWEDPLEKKIEVLAKEIYRAGAVEYTDEARKALRFIKKHGFEGLPIIVAKTPKSISHDPKLRGAPKDYTFVVRDAYVSAGAGFIVILSGDVNLMPGLPKNPNALSMDVDEDGNILNVL; encoded by the coding sequence ATGTTACCAATTGAAAAAATTGCGGAAGAATTGGGAATAGAAAAGGATTATCTATTCCCATATGGTCGTTATATTACAAAAATAGACCACAGACTATTGAAAAACCTCAAAGATAAAGATTGTGGAAAGCTTGTTCTCGTCACCGCAATCACTCCCACACCAGCAGGTGAGGGCAAAACAACCACAAGCATTGGACTCTCAATGGCGCTCAATCTTTTGGGAAAAAAATCGGTGGTCACTCTTCGTGAGCCCTCACTTGGACCCACTCTTGGATTGAAGGGCGGAGCCACTGGAGGAGGAAAATCAAGAGTTCTTCCTGCAAATGAGATAAATCTTCACTTCACTGGTGATATACATGCCGTAGCTTCTGCTCACAACTTACTTTCTGCTATCATAGATTCTCATATAAAACACGGGAATGAACTCGGTATAGATTTGACGAAGATCTTTTGGAAGAGAACAATGGATATGAACGATCGTTCATTGAGAAAGATCGTAGTTGGACTAGGAGGATCTCCGAACGGTTTCCCCAGAGAGGATGGATTTATAATAACCGCCGCATCGGAGATCATGGCGATTTTGAGTTTGGCAAAAGATTTGAAAGATTTGAAAGAAAGGATCGGGAGGATAGTTGTAGCTCTTAACTCGAAAGGAGAATTGATAAAAGCATCTGATCTTAATATCCAAGGAGCAATGACTGTTCTCTTAAAAGATGCGTTGAATCCAAACCTTGTTCAAACATCTGAAGGAACACCTGCCTTTGTTCATGGGGGTCCATTCGCCAATATCGCCCACGGAACAAATTCTCTTATCTCGACGGAGTTGGCTTTAAGACTCGGTGAGTACACTGTGACAGAATCTGGCTTTGGAGCTGATCTGGGAGCTGAAAAGTTCATAGATTTCGTTTCACGTGTAGGAGATTTGTATCCGAACGTAGTGGTGATTGTTGCGACGATCCGTGCTCTAAAATACCATGGAGGAGTCGATTTGAAAAATGTTCAAGAAAAAAATATAGAGGCTTTAGAACGGGGTTTTGAAAACTTAAAAGTACATGTAGAAAATCTGAAGAAGTTCAATCTGCCAGTTGTCGTGGCTTTGAACAAATTTGAAACTGATACCAACAAAGAGATCTCTTTTGTTGCGGAAAAATGTGAAAAACTTGGTGTCAAGGTGGCAATCAGTGAGGTTTTCGAAAAGGGCGGAGAAGGTGGGCTAGATCTTGCAAAGTTAGTTGTGGAGTCGGTGACAAATAGGAAACCCAGTTTTCTATATGATTGGGAAGATCCTCTTGAGAAAAAGATAGAAGTACTTGCAAAAGAAATCTACAGAGCAGGTGCGGTCGAATACACAGATGAAGCACGAAAGGCATTGAGATTCATCAAAAAACACGGTTTTGAAGGGTTGCCTATTATAGTCGCCAAAACTCCAAAGTCTATTTCTCACGATCCGAAACTCAGAGGAGCCCCCAAAGATTACACCTTCGTTGTGAGAGACGCTTACGTTTCTGCTGGAGCGGGTTTCATTGTAATCCTTTCAGGAGACGTGAACTTGATGCCTGGCCTTCCAAAAAATCCCAACGCTTTGAGCATGGATGTAGACGAAGATGGAAACATTCTAAACGTTCTGTGA